The window CGGCTTTGTGGACAACGCCGGCATTGTTGTAACGAGGTAACCTATCCGGGCCGGCAACGGCCCGCGCGATGGCGCGGATCACTGCAGGCCACTTCATAAAAAGGGGCCCTCCTGAACCGTTCAGGAGGGCCCCTTTCTCAATCCAGCCGTTTGCCGGATGATCAGTATCCCAACTGCGAAGCCAGCCAGCGCTCCACCGTCTCGATGCTCATCCCCTTGCGCTCGGCGTAGTCGGCCACCTGGTCGCGGTCGATGCGGCCCAGGCCGAAGTAGCGCGCCTCAGGGTGGGCGAAGTAGTAGCCGCTGACGGCCGCCGTGGGTGTCATGGCGTAACTCTCGGTCAGATGCAGCCCAATCGCCTCCGTCGCATCCAATACGCGGAATAGCTCGCCCTTCTCGGTGTGGTCGGGGCAGGACGGGTAGCCGGGCGCGGGGCGAATCCCTTGATAGGCCTCGGCGATGAGGGCATCGTTGTCCAGCGTCTCATCCGGCGCATACCCCCACAACTCTTGCCGCACGCGCGCGTGGGTCCACTCGGCCAGCGCCTCGGCCAGCCGGTCGGCCAGCGCCTTAGCCATGATGGCGTTGTAGTCGTCGTGGGCGGCCTCATAGCGGCTCACCACGGCGTCCAGCCCCACACCGGCCGTAACGGCGAACATGCCCACGGTGTCGGTCAGGCCGCTCTCCACCGGCGCGATATAATCGGCCAGCGACAGGTTGGGGCGGCCCGGCGGCCGTTGCATCTGTTGGCGTAGACAGTGGATCGTAGATAGTGGGTAGTGGTCAGTGGACAGTGAGTCCGTCGCTCCCGCGTCGCCACCCGCCACCCGCCACCCGCCACTCGCCTCTTTCTCCCCTGCTCCCCTGCCCCCCTGCTCCCCTGCCGGGTCAAAGACGAGAATATCATCCCCCGCCGCTACCGCCGGGAACAACCCTACCACCGCCTTAGCCGTCAGCCATTTCTCGCGCACGATACAGTCGAGCATCTCCTGCGCGTCGGCATAGAGATGGCGGGCGCTCTCGCCGACCACCGGATCGTCCAGGATGTGGGGGAATTTGCCGTGCAGTTCCCAGGCGCCGAAGAACGGCGTCCAGTCAATCGTGCCGCGTAACGCGTTCAGGTCAACGTCGTCGAAGATGGTGATGCCCGGCCGGTTGGGGGTGGGGGGCGTATAGGCTGCCCAATCGAGGCGCAGCCGGTTGGCGCGGGCCTCGGCCAGCGTCGCCAGTTGCTTCTGCCCGGCGCGGCCGTCGCGGCTCTCGCGCAGGGCGGTATACTCGGCGGCCACCTCGGCCGCGAACGCATCGCGCCGCTCGCCCAGCAGTTGCGAGGCCACGCCGACGGCCCGCGAGGCATCCACGACGTGGACGACCGGCCCGCGCGTATAGCCCGGCGCGATCTTGACCGCCGTATGCACCTTCGAGGTGGTGGCCCCGCCGATGAGCAGGGGGATATCGAACCCCTCGCGCTCCATCTCGCGGGCCACGTGGCGCATCTCCTCCAGCGACGGGGTGATCAGGCCGCTGAGGCCGATGATGTCCACCTTCTCGCGCCGCGCCGTCTCCAAAATCTTTTGCGTCGGGGTCATCACGCCCATGTCGATGACGTCATAATTGTTGCAACCCAGCACCACGCCGACGATGTTCTTGCCGATGTCGTGGACGTCGCCCTTGACCGTCGCCAGCAGGATTTTGCCGGCCGGGCGGTGGTCGCCGCTCTGGGCTTTCTCGGCCTCGATGAACGGCACCAGATAGGCCACGGCCTGTTTCATCACGCGGGCGCTCTTCACCACCTGCGGCAGGAACATCTTGCCGCTGCCGAACAGGTCGCCGACGATGCTCATGCCGCGCATCAGCGGCCCCTCGATGACGTTCAGCGGCCGGGCGGTCAGGCTGCGCGCCTCCTCGGTATCCACCTCGACGTAGGCATTGATGCCCTTCACCAGGGCGTGGGCCAGCCGATCCTCGACCGGCAGTTCGCGCCAGGCCAAATCTTCGACCCGCTCCTTGGCCCCGCCCTTCACCGTCTCGGCGAAGGTCACCAGCCGCTCGGTGGCGTCGGGGCGGCGGTTGAGCACCACGTCCTCGACCCGCTCCAGCAGCTCCTTGTCCAGTTCTTCGTAGATCGCCAGTTGCCCGGCGTTGACGATGCCCATATCCATGCCGGCGCTGATGGCATGATAAAGGAAGACGGAGTGCATCGCCTCGCGCACGGGGTCGTTGCCGCGAAAGGAGAAGCTCATGTTGCTGACGCCGCCGCTGACCAGCGTGCCCGGCAGTTCGGCCTTGATGCGCCGCGCCGCCGCGAAGTAGGCCAGGGCGTACGCGTTGTGCTCCTCGATGCCGGTGGCGATGGCGAAGATGTTGGGGTCGAAGATGATGTCGTGGGATGGGAAGCCGATCTGTTGGGTCAGGATGTCATAGGCGCGGTGGGCGATGGCGACGCGGTGGTCGGCCGTTTCCGCCTGGCCGTTCTCGTCGAAGGCCATGACCACGACGGCCGCGCCGTAGCGCCGGGCCAGCCGCGCCTGGCGGATGAACTCGGCCTCGCCTTCCTTCAGGCTGATGGAGTTGACGATGCTCTTGCCCTGGACGCACTTCAGACCGGCCTCGATGACGCTCCACTTGGACGAGTCGATCATCACCGGCACGCGGGAGATGTCGGGTTCGCCGGCCACCAGCTTCAGGAAGCGCTCCATGGCCGCCTCGGCGTCGAGCATCCCTTCGTCCATGTTGATGTCGATGATCTGCGCCCCACTCTCCACCTGCTGGCGGGCCACGTCGAGGGCGGCGGCGTAGTCGCCATTCAGGATCAGCTTGGCGAAGCGGCGCGAGCCGGTGACGTTGGTGCGCTCGCCGACGTTGACGAAGTTGGTGTCGGGGCCGATGACCAGCGGCTCCAGCCCGCTGAGGCGGGCGTAGGGCGGCACG is drawn from Candidatus Promineifilum breve and contains these coding sequences:
- the metH gene encoding methionine synthase, whose protein sequence is METMNRTEQLHAQLARHILVLDGAMGTMIQQYQLSEPDFRGPRFADWPRDLQGNNDLLVLTQPDVIRAIHSAYLEAGADLIETNTFNANRISQADYGMEELAYEMNVAAAQLACQARDAIEQRDPSRPRFVAGALGPTNRTASISPDVNDPGARNVSFDELADAYAEAARGLVDGGADLLLIETIFDTLNAKAAIFGIKRYFEETGIELPLMVSGTIVDASGRNLSGQTAEAIYYSLMHAEPLIFGLNCSLGVEAFRDNLYAIAQVAGCYTSIYPNAGLPNEFGEYDDTPEFMAGVLRDYATEGLVNVVGGCCGTTPAHIRAFAEAVRGLPPRAIPAVPPYARLSGLEPLVIGPDTNFVNVGERTNVTGSRRFAKLILNGDYAAALDVARQQVESGAQIIDINMDEGMLDAEAAMERFLKLVAGEPDISRVPVMIDSSKWSVIEAGLKCVQGKSIVNSISLKEGEAEFIRQARLARRYGAAVVVMAFDENGQAETADHRVAIAHRAYDILTQQIGFPSHDIIFDPNIFAIATGIEEHNAYALAYFAAARRIKAELPGTLVSGGVSNMSFSFRGNDPVREAMHSVFLYHAISAGMDMGIVNAGQLAIYEELDKELLERVEDVVLNRRPDATERLVTFAETVKGGAKERVEDLAWRELPVEDRLAHALVKGINAYVEVDTEEARSLTARPLNVIEGPLMRGMSIVGDLFGSGKMFLPQVVKSARVMKQAVAYLVPFIEAEKAQSGDHRPAGKILLATVKGDVHDIGKNIVGVVLGCNNYDVIDMGVMTPTQKILETARREKVDIIGLSGLITPSLEEMRHVAREMEREGFDIPLLIGGATTSKVHTAVKIAPGYTRGPVVHVVDASRAVGVASQLLGERRDAFAAEVAAEYTALRESRDGRAGQKQLATLAEARANRLRLDWAAYTPPTPNRPGITIFDDVDLNALRGTIDWTPFFGAWELHGKFPHILDDPVVGESARHLYADAQEMLDCIVREKWLTAKAVVGLFPAVAAGDDILVFDPAGEQGGRGAGEKEASGGWRVAGGDAGATDSLSTDHYPLSTIHCLRQQMQRPPGRPNLSLADYIAPVESGLTDTVGMFAVTAGVGLDAVVSRYEAAHDDYNAIMAKALADRLAEALAEWTHARVRQELWGYAPDETLDNDALIAEAYQGIRPAPGYPSCPDHTEKGELFRVLDATEAIGLHLTESYAMTPTAAVSGYYFAHPEARYFGLGRIDRDQVADYAERKGMSIETVERWLASQLGY